Genomic window (Rossellomorea aquimaris):
AATAAAGGTTTCTGAGTCTCTTCCTTCCGCCCATTCCAGAATGTCTTCCACAGAATGCAGGACAAGACAGCCTTCCGGTTGAAAGCTTGTATTTCTTGTAAGAATGACATTCTCCCTTTTAGGTAACGGCTTACCGATGGAATCAAACGTTTTTCTTCCCATGACAATTCCATGTCCATCCGTCGTTTTCTTAAAAAATTTCAGGTCTTCCGGTAATCTCCATGGCAATCCATTGTCTTTCCCAATCAGGCTATTCTTATCCATTGCCCATATAAAAGAGATCATACACTCACGGCTCCTTTAATATGTGGGTGTGGATCATATTCTTCAAGGTTGAAATCTTCAAACTTGAATCCAAAAATATCTTTCACTTCAGGATTGATAGATAATGTTGGTAATGATCTTGGCTCCCTGGAGAGCTGTAAGTTTACTTGGTCAAGGTGATTCTGATAGATATGGACATCACCAAACGTATGAACGAACTCCCCTACTTCCAGATCACATACCTGGGCTACCATCATCGTTAATAGAGCGTATGAAGCTATATTAAAAGGAACGCCAAGGAATACATCAGCGGAACGTTGGTACAGCTGACAGGATAATTTGCCATCGGCTACATAGAACTGGAATAAGCAGTGGCAAGGAGGCAAAGCCATATGATCTACATCCGCAACATTCCACGCACTTACAATCATTCTTCTGGAATCGGGATTGTTTTTAATCGTATCAATGAGGTTCGTAATTTGGTCAATCGTTTCCCCGTTTGACCCAGACCATGATCTCCATTGGTGGCCGTATACAGGTCCTAATTCTCCATTTTCATCGGCCCATTCATTCCAAATCCGGACACCGTTTTCTTGAAGATATTCAACGTTCGTATCTCCTTTTAGAAACCAAAGGAGTTCATGGATAATAGATTTTACATGCAGTTTTTTCGTTGTAAGCAGAGGGAATCCTTCTTTTAGATCAAAACGCATTTGATAACCAAACGTGCTAATCGTGCCTGTACCTGTTCGATCTTCTTTCTTTGTGCCATTATCAAGGACATGTTTGCACAAGTCTAGATATTGCTTCACATTGACCACACCTTTTATAAGTTTATAGTTCTTTAAAGAATTGATATGTTGCTGGTGCTCTCTTCTTTAGAAGATTTCTAGTTTCCGAGTTTAAATAATACATAGCAAAAGTTTCAGCGAAATATTCTTCTTTGTATTTAAGAAAATAGGGTTCATTCGGGAATACGCGTGGAGCCTCCCTCTTCCAAAGGGGCAAAAATTCCAGCTCGTAATAAAGGTCCGTCAAAACGTAACGATCAATACTGTGAGCGAGTTCATGTAATTCCAGATTAGTCGAATTATGACCTTTCCCTTTCTCACTATGACCGATTTTCACTAATACAAGCTTCGATCCACCGATCCCGGGAACGTCATCCCATGTAATACTTTTATTAGTGTACCCTCTTGGGGTTACTCCTTTCAAGTGACTTGTGGTAGAAAAATCGGTTAATTTTTTTTCAAACAGCCTTATTTTGATTTCCTGTGAATTCGTAGACTCCAAGAGTGCGGTTGGTATATGATCTAATCTTTCAATCATTTCCATAGCAGCTGCTTTATCATAAGCAGCTTGTGGCAACAGGATCATATTTTCTAACTGTTTACTAGATTGAAGTTGTAATTGTGTTTTAAGAGGAGAATGCTTTAAGAGGGTTCCACTGTAGTTGGCTTTTGAGTGAGTCCACAGAATGACTAGAGTAACCGAAATAGCGAGGGTGATGAATATACGCTTCAATTAGTGTCCCTCCTTTCTTCTAAGGAAAGTATCATGATGTTATTACTATTTTAACATAATGATAGAGTTGTTTTTAGGAGAGATTGTTTCCAATAACTAAAGCGAAAGCTGATTGCCTTGAGCCTCTAGCCGCCGGAGCTGGATGACACTAAAGCGGAGGCGGCTTGTTCTGCCCCGTCAAGCATAAGACGAAGCTGCCGGGAGAAGGCTCCCTGGCTAGCCTATTAAACATCAAAAAAAACAAGCACGTTTGTCCACGTACTTGCTTTCATTCATTTTTATATAATCATAGAGATTACGAAACACTTCTCCATTGGGGCGGAGTGTTTTTATCCCAATATATACTTCCTAAATCATGATGTGCTTGAAATTGATCATGCACTGTATGATAGTGAAAGTTAAAGTAATAGCCATCTTTCGGCGGATGATCTTTTCTTACATGAAATCGTATGACATCTTCACCAGACCGTTCGTCATAAATATGAAAAATCTTTTCTGTTTTTGCATATTGAGGAACTTCTGAAATAGTAAGTGACGTTAAATCTTCTTCTGGAAATTGAACAGCTGTATCAGCTATCGCCTTTTCGATCTTAGGAAGGATTAAAGACTTGAATTCGTCTTCAATGACCGGCTTGATCTTGGTCCCAAACTTTTCGTAAGCGTTTTTCTCTGCTTGGACCATCATGTTCACTATGAAATCCTCATGGGAAATGGAACGCTCCTCTTCCAGTACTTCCTCTGGAACAGATTCAACCGAAGAAGG
Coding sequences:
- a CDS encoding thymidylate synthase, whose protein sequence is MKQYLDLCKHVLDNGTKKEDRTGTGTISTFGYQMRFDLKEGFPLLTTKKLHVKSIIHELLWFLKGDTNVEYLQENGVRIWNEWADENGELGPVYGHQWRSWSGSNGETIDQITNLIDTIKNNPDSRRMIVSAWNVADVDHMALPPCHCLFQFYVADGKLSCQLYQRSADVFLGVPFNIASYALLTMMVAQVCDLEVGEFVHTFGDVHIYQNHLDQVNLQLSREPRSLPTLSINPEVKDIFGFKFEDFNLEEYDPHPHIKGAVSV
- a CDS encoding YpjP family protein; the encoded protein is MSIWLKKSFFILLSILTFGLVSPSQAFLNEQNHTMAKGNGKPSSVESVPEEVLEEERSISHEDFIVNMMVQAEKNAYEKFGTKIKPVIEDEFKSLILPKIEKAIADTAVQFPEEDLTSLTISEVPQYAKTEKIFHIYDERSGEDVIRFHVRKDHPPKDGYYFNFHYHTVHDQFQAHHDLGSIYWDKNTPPQWRSVS
- a CDS encoding dihydrofolate reductase, translated to MISFIWAMDKNSLIGKDNGLPWRLPEDLKFFKKTTDGHGIVMGRKTFDSIGKPLPKRENVILTRNTSFQPEGCLVLHSVEDILEWAEGRDSETFIMGGREVYKQFIPHVDKLYVTEIHHEFEGDTTMPSIPWEDFTCISSVKGLKDEKNPYDYEFKVYVRK
- a CDS encoding toxin; the encoded protein is MKRIFITLAISVTLVILWTHSKANYSGTLLKHSPLKTQLQLQSSKQLENMILLPQAAYDKAAAMEMIERLDHIPTALLESTNSQEIKIRLFEKKLTDFSTTSHLKGVTPRGYTNKSITWDDVPGIGGSKLVLVKIGHSEKGKGHNSTNLELHELAHSIDRYVLTDLYYELEFLPLWKREAPRVFPNEPYFLKYKEEYFAETFAMYYLNSETRNLLKKRAPATYQFFKEL